The sequence CGCCGGCCGCCCCGGCGCCTGCGCTCACCGTCCGCGCAGCCGCTCGACGGCGGCCCGGCCGGCCTGCACGGTCTCCTCGGTGGGAACGGAGTCGGGATCGATGGAGGCGGCGCACGGTCCCGTGACCAACTCGGTGTCGATGGGAATGGAGCGTTTGATCAGGGCGAGGGCGATGGGACCGAATTCGTGATGGTCGATCACCGTGCCCACACGGCCCACTGTGCGGCCGCCTGCGGTGACAGGATCACCGGTTTCCGGGCGACCTTCGGCGCTCCCGTCGAGGTGCAGCAGCACGAGGTGCCGGGGCGGCTTGCCGAGATTGTGAACACGGGCCACCGTCTCCTGCCCGCGGTAGCAGCCCTTCTCCAGGTGGACGGCCCCGTGCTCGGCAGGACCGCCGATCCACCGGACCTCGTGCGGGATGGTGCGTTCGTCGGTGTCGAGTCCGAGGCGGGGCCGCAGGGCCGCGACCCGGAGCGCCTCGAAGGCCCACGTTCCGGCTGGTGCGGCTCCCGCCGTGGTGAGCCGGGCCCACCAGTCGGTCAGCTGCTCGCGTGGCACCAGCAGGTCGAACGAGGAGTCGGTAGGCCATGGCATGCGGCGAACGAATCCGCCGCCCGCCAGCGCGGCGGCGGCGTAAGGCTCGGTGGGTGCGGCGGCTCCGGCTCCCTCGAGTGCGGCGGGAGCGTCCGGTCCGATCACGCTCAGGACCGCCAGCTCGTTCCCGTCGCGGGGCTCAGCCTTGGCCCAGAACACCATCTTGGTGAGGAACGACAGGAGGTCGGGTCCGCGACCGGTCTCGGTGTCGATCCAGGTGACGCCGGCGAGGTCGGTCTGCACGAAGTGGTGTTCGACGCGGCCGTTGACGTCGAGGCTGAGGTTCTCCGCACCCTCGCCGTCGGCGAGGGCGGCGATGTGCTGGCTGGAGATGGTGTGCAGCCAGGTCAGTCGTTCGGCACCCGCGACAGCGAGGACGAAACGGTGAGACCGATCGATGACCACGGCGGAACGCTCGGCGCTGCGCTGTTCCCCGAGGGGGTCGCCGTGGTGCCATGCGACCCCGGCGTCCGGCGAGTCGTCGGGCGCGCGGACAGCGCCCGGGGCCGTGAGAAGTGGACTGGGTGAAACGGGCAGTTTGTCGACCACGAACCCAGTCTAGGGACCACGGAGGGGGTGGGGCGGCAGGCAGGGTAGATAGGCTGGCTCCATGTCTGATGCAGTGCTGGTGACGCTGGACCACGAGGTACGCGATGCGAACGCCCCGCTCCTGTACGCGGACGATCTGGCGGTGGTGCGCGGCGACGGTGTCTTCGAGACACTGCTCGTGCGCGGCGGCCGGGCGCTCAAGGTGGAACCGCATCTGTCCCGGCTCGTGACGTCCGCCCGGGCACTCGCCCTGCCGATGCTGGATCTCGACGAGTGGCGCCTCGCGATCGAACTTGCCGTGGAACAGTGGGGCTCAGAACGCGAGGGTGCGATGCGTCTGGTGCTCAGCCGAGGGAGGGAATCTGGGGGTGACCCGACGGCGTTCGTCACGATCGGTGCGGTGTCCGATCGCATTCTCGACGCTCGTCGCGACGGCGTGTCGGTTCTCACACTGGCGCGTGGGTACTCCGTGGACCTGTCGGCGAGTGCGCCGTGGCAGCTGCTCGGGGCCAAGACCTTGTCATATGCGACCAACATGGCGGCTCTGCGCTACGCGGCGACGTTGGGCGCCGACGATGTGATCTTCGTCAGTAGTGAAGGCAATGTGTTGGAAGGGCCACGTTCCACGGTCGTCATCGCCCGGGAGAAAACGCTCCTCACCCCGCCGCCGGAGCACGGCATCCTGCCGGGGACTACGCAGCAGGCGCTGTACGACGTGGCGTCCAAAAGAGGCTTCCGCTGTGAGTATGCTGCACTGCGTCCTGCGGATCTCATTACTGCAGAAGGTGTTTGGCTGATCTCCAGCGTCACCATGGCGGCTCGGGTGCGCAAGATCGACGGACTGGTGCTTCCGGAGCCCCCTCTCGCTGACGAGATCGTGAAGCTGGTGGACCTTGCGGTCGAGACCGCGGGCTCGGAGTCTGCCGAGGCTTGACAGGCCTACTACATTCGGTAGTAGCTAGGTCCCGTCGGGGAAGTCGTGCGAGGGAAGCGTCTCGCAAAAAGGACTGCCTCGACAGGATCACGCGCACAGGGATCGAGCGGATGCCCACGCCTCGACCCCGAAGCCTGTCCTAGGGCCCAGTTTCGGAGTAGCCATGGATACCCTGGATGTCTCTCGGTGGCAGTTCGGCATCACCACCGTTTATCACTTCATTCTCGTCCCGCTGACGATCGGGCTCGCGCCTCTGATCGCTGCAATGCAGACGATGTGGGTGGTCACCGGCAAGGCCCACTGGTATCGGCTCACCAAATTCTTCGGCAAGCTCTTTCTGATCAACTTCGCGCTCGGGGTCGCGACCGGCATTGTGCAGGAATTCCAGTTCGGCATGAACTGGAGCGAGTACTCGCGCTTCGTGGGAGACGTGTTCGGCGCCCCGTTGGCGCTCGAGGGGCTCGTCGCATTCTTCCTCGAGTCGACCTTCCTGGGGCTGTGGATCTTCGGCTGGGGCCGGCTGCCGAAGCTCGTCCACCTGGCGACCATCTGGCTGGTCGCGGTCGGGGTGAATGCGTCCGCGTACTTCATCATCGCGGCCAACTCATTCATGCAGCATCCGGTCGGCGCCACGTACAACCCCGACACCGGTCGCGCAGAACTCACCAGCATCTGGGCGCTGCTCACCAACAACACGGCGATGGCAGCTTTCCCGCATGCGGTGGCAGGGGCGTTCCTGACCGCCGGAACGTTCGTCGCGGGTATCTCCGGATGGTGGATGGTGCGCAACATGCGACGGGCGCGGACGGCCACCGCACCCGAGGCGGCGAAGCTCGAAGGTGACGCACGGACCATGTTCCGTCCGGCCGCGCGCCTGTCGCTCCTGGTGGTGATTGCCGCCGGTGTCGGACTCGTCTACACCGGCGACGTGCAGGGCAAGCTGATGTTCGAGCAGCAACCCATGAAGATGGCGTCGGCAGAATCGTTGTGTCACACCGCAACCGACCCCGACTTTTCCATTCTCACGGTCGGCACCCACAACAACTGCGACGGTGTGAAGCATGTGCTCGAGGTGCCGTTCGTCCTGTCCTATCTCGCCGAGGGCGAGTTCACCGGGGTGACGTTGCAGGGCGTCGAGGATTTGCAGGCCCAGTACGAGGAACAGTTCGGTCCGGGCAACTATCGCCCCAACCTATTCGTCACCTACTGGTCGTTCCGCGCGATGATCGGTCTGGCCGCCGGGTCCGCTCTGCTTGCGGTGGCCGGGTTGTGGCTCACCCGCGGCAACCGTGTCCCCGACCAGAAGTGGTTCTCGTGGCTCAGCATCGCCGCGATCCCGACACCCTTCCTCGCCAACAGCGCCGGCTGGATCTTCACCGAGATGGGCCGCCAACCCTGGGTGGTCGCGCCCAATCCCACCGGGGTGGACATGATCCGGCTGACGGTCGACCAGGGCGTGTCGCATCACTCGGTGTGGACGGTGTGGTTCTCGCTGATCACCTTCACGCTCCTGTACGGCGCACTGGGTGTGGTGTGGTTCATGCTGATTCGTCGTTACGCCGTCGAGGGGCCACTCGAGCACGATGCCCATCCGCCGGGTGACGACGACGAGGAACCCGAAGAGCCGGGCACGCCGAAGCAACTCTCGTTCGCCTACTAGGAGAGGTCATGGGACTCGTAGAAGTGTGGTTCATCCTGATCGCGGTGCTCTTCACCGGCTACTTCGTGCTGGAGGGGTTCGACTTCGGCGTCGGGATGCTGATGCCGGTGCTCGGCAGGCGCAAGGATGCCGACGGCGACACTCGCCGGCGAGTCGTCCTCAACACCATCGGTCCTGTGTGGGACGGCAACGAGGTGTGGCTCATCACGGCGGGCGGTGCCTTGTTCGCAGCGTTCCCCGAGTGGTACGCCACATTGTTCTCCGGTTTCTACCTGCCGCTCCTGCTCATTCTGGTGGCCCTCATCGTGCGGATCTGTGCCATCGAGTACCGCGGCAAGATCGACGACGACACCTGGCGCCGGCGTTGCGACTGGGGCATCGTCTTCGGGTCGTGGGTCCCCGCGGTGTTGTGGGGTGTGGCCTTCGCGAACATCGTGCGGGGAGTGGACATCAATGCCGAGAAGGTGGTCACCTCCAGTCTTCTCGATCTGCTCAATCCCTACGCGCTGCTCGGTGGTCTGACCACGGCGCTCCTGTTCGCATTGCACGGTGCCGTCTTCCTGGCGCTGAAGACCGCCGACGAGGTCCGCGTCGACGCTGTCGAACTGGCAGCGAAGCTGGCACTGCCCACAGTTCCGGTAGCCGGGGCGTTCGTTCTGTGGACGCAGTTGGCGCACGGCAAGGCGTGGACCTGGATCCTGGTGGCCGCGGCAGCCGCTGCTCTCGCCGGGGTGGTCGCGCTCACCCGGGCCGGACGTGAGGGCTGGGCATTCGCACTGACGTCGATCGCCGTCATCGCGAGCGTGGTGCTGCTGTTCGGTTCGCTGTTCCCCGACGTCATGCCGTCCACCCTCGACGCTGCGTACAGCCTGACTGTCGACAACGCGTCCTCGAGTCCGTACACGCTGACAGTGATGACCTGGGCGGCTGCCTTCCTCACTCCGGTGGTCCTCCTCTACCAAGGCTGGACGTACTGGGTGTTCCGGCAACGTATTTCGACCAAGCAGATCCCGCCGTCGATCGGTCTCCCACTCGGGCGCAGATGAGCGTCGACACAGGAAGCGAACTTCGTCTCCCCGGTGAGCGTCCCACCGGGAAGGCCGGTTCACGGCCGCCGATCGACCCCCGGCTGTGGCGCTACTCCGCCGCGGCTCGCGGCTATCTCGTCCTGACCGTCGGCCTGTCGGTCGTCAACGTCGCGATGGTCGTCATCTCGGCCCTGGCCCTCGGGCGGATACTCGCGGGAATCATCGTCGACGACGTCACCGACGTTCGCCGATGGATCACCGAACTGTCGGTTCTTCTGTTGGCGATGGGAGTTCGGGTCCTCGGCACCTGGTTGCAATCGAGGTTCGCCCATCGCGCAGCCAGTCGGGTGGTGGCAGAACTGAAGGGTGAAGTACTCGGTGTCGCCGCCCGGATTCGGCCCCGCGACCTCGACGTGCGTCGGGACGAGATCGCAACGGTACTGACGCGCGGGATCGACGGTCTGCTGCCCTACCTCACGGGGTATCTCCCCGCCCTGGTTCTGGCCGCCACGCTCACCCCGGCGACTCTGGCGGTCATCGTCTTTCAGGACCTGACGTCCGCGGCGATCATCTTCGTCACGTTGCCGTTGATCCCGATCTTCATGATCCTCATCGGGTTACTGACCCGAGGCAAGGCTGCTAAGACGCTGACCGCGATGACGGCGCTGTCGTCGCAGCTGCTCGACCTACTCGCCGGTCTGCCGACGCTCCGCGCGCTGGGGCGTGAGCACGGACCCGCCGCACGCGTGCGCGAACTCGGTGACGCACATCGCCGCACCGCGATGTCCGCCCTGCGGGTGGCGTTCCTCTCGTCCATGGTGCTCGAACTGCTTGCGACACTGTGCGTCGCGTTGGTCGCCGTCAGTATCGGTCTGCGTCTGGTATACGGCGAGATGAGCCTGGAGGCAGGAATTGTGGCGCTCATCCTCGCGCCCGAGGTGTATCTCCCACTGAGGATGGTCGGAACACGCTTTCATGCCGCGGAAGACGGAATCGCCGCCGCAGAACGGGCATTCGCGGTGATCGATACCGAACTGCCCGGCAACGGCGGCGGCATCGGCCGTATCGACGCACGAGGGGCGAGCATCGAGTTCGACGGCGTCAGTGTGCAGTCGCGCCGCGGGATGGCGCCGCATGCCTTGTCGGGAGTGCTCGAGCCTGCTCGGGTCACCGCGCTGACCGGACCGAACGGCTCCGGCAAGTCGACGGCCGTGCAGGTACTTCTGGCTCTCACGGACCCGGACGCAGGTGAGGTGCGGGTGGCCGGAACGCCTGTCCCGCAACTCGACCGGACCGCGTGGTGGGCGCAGGTGGCCTGGTTGCCGCAGCGTCCCGTCCTGGTACCCGGCACCCTCGAGGAGAACCTTCGGCTGATCGGCGACGTCGAGGATATTGGGGCAGCCTGCGCGGCAACCGGTTTCGATGCGGTTCTCGCCGAGCTTCCGGACGGGTGGTCCACCCGCGTCGGGGCAGGCGGAGCCGGCTTGTCGCTGGGCCAGCGTCAGCGGCTCGCGCTGACCCGTGTGCTCGCCACCCGCCGTCCGGTCCTGATCCTCGACGAACCGACAGCGCACCTCGACGACAGGTCGGAAGAAACCGTGCTTTACTCGCTGCGCAGACTCGCGGCGGCGGGAAAGACCGTCGTCGTCATCGCGCACCGGGCCAGTGTGCTGGCAGCCGCCGATTCTGTGATCGAGGTGCGTGCCGATGTCGAATGACCCGCTCCTGCGAGCTCTCCCGCTCCTCGAACTCGAGCCGAAGAGAGTGCTGCGGGCCGTCGCCGCCGGCGTAGCCACCCTGGGAAGCGCGTTGGCACTCGCCGCGCTCTCGGCGTGGCTGATCACCAGAGCCTGGCAGATGCCGCCCGTCCTCGATCTGAGCGTCGCTGTGGTGGCGGTCCGTGCCCTCGGAATCTCCCGCGGCGTGTTCCGGTACCTCGAGCGGCTGGCCACCCACGACACCGCCCTCAGGGGAACGACGTCCGCCCGGAGTCGGCTGTACCAGCGGCTGGCCGCCGGCAATCCCGCAGCTGCGGCAGGATTGCGCCGCGGCGACCTCCTCGCTCGCACCGGGGCCGACGTGGACACTCTCGGCGATGTCGTCGTGCGTGCGCTGGTGCCGATCGCAGTCGCGGTCGTCCTCTCGGTGGCCGCCGTGGGCATCCTCGCTGTCATCTCGCCCGCCGCGGCGCTGATCCTGGCGGTCTCGCTCGCCGTGTCCGGGATTGCGGCGCCGGTGCTGTCCGCCCGCGCCGCGCTGATGTCCGAAAAAGACAGCGCAGCAGCGCGGGCACGCTTCAGCGAAGAGGCCGTCACGGCGCTCGATCACGTCGCTGAACTGACAGTGGCCGGTCGACTCGACCGCACCGTCGACGGTGCGATCGCTGCCGAGCGGGCCGCCGTCGCAGCGACCGACCGCGCCGCCGTGCCCGGCGCCTTCGCCGACGCCGCGACCCCGCTCGCGGTCGGGGCCAGCGTGATCGGTGCACTGCTGATCGGCATGAACCTGTACTCGTCGGGGACGATGAGCCCGATGGCCCTGGGCATCCTCGTCCTCATGCCGCTGTCGGCGTTCGAGGCGACCAGCACCCTTCCCGCGGCCGCTGTCGCGCTGACCCGGGCCAGGATCGCGTCACGTCGTATCCTCGCGCTGTTCGATGCCGCCACCCCGGACCCACATCCCGGAGACCGGGAACTGGACGGTCCCGTGCACCTGCGAACGACCGGTCTCCGATGCGGATGGCCCGGTGGTAGGACAACAGCGCCGATCGACCTGGACCTTCCGCCCAGCGCCCGGGTCGCGATCGTGGGCGGCAGCGGCTCCGGCAAGACCACGGCGCTGATGACACTGGCCGGACTGCTACCTCCGGTGTCGGGGGCGATCGACGTCAACGGCGCCGCACCGGCCGACATCCGGCCCGACTCCCTGCGACGCCGGATCGGATTCTTCGCCGAAGACGCGCACCTTTTCGACACATCCGTCCTCGAGAATTTGCGCGTCGCACGCGGCGATCTACAGGAGCATGAGGCGCTCGACGTCCTGGAGTCCGTGGGGCTGAGGGAGTGGGTTTCGCAGTTGCCGCAGGGCCTGGCCACCACGCTCTCCGGCGGCGCCCGGGCGGTGTCGGGCGGGCAGCGTCGCAGGCTGCTGCTCGCCCGCGCCCTCCTCTCACCCGCCGACGTGCTGTTGCTCGACGAACCCACCGAACATCTCGACACGGACAGCGGAGCGCAGCTGCTGCGGGATCTCCTCGCGCGGGACGCAAAGCTGGTGTCGGGGGAGCGCTCCGTCGTCGTGGTCACTCATCAGCTGCCGGAGGATACCAGCGCTGACGTGGTGATTCGCGTCGAGAACGCGGAGAGCGAAAATACGTTGCCGACGATGTGAGGGCGGCGTACTTTCTTGAGTACACGAGGAAGGAGGTGGTCTGAAGTTGAATGACAAACGGACACGTGAGGTGGCTGCCAGCTAGCCGCTACCGCTGACGGAATTCACTGACCGCGCGAGCGGCGAGCGAATCCCAGGCAGCTACCCGGCCCCCGAGCCCCCGGTCTGGTCCAGATCGGGACCGGTGCACCCGCACCGGAAGGCTCGGGGGCCGTTCTGCGCTCCGCACCTGTGAGTACTTATTAACAATCCATTGTTAATAAGTACTCACAGGCGGTTATCCACAACCTCACATCCATCCACAGGCCAATTCCGATCGTCGGCTTTCGCCCATAGGTCTGTCGGTGACGCTGCGCACCGTTCGGACCATGACCACCGCGACATCCGACTACACACCCGAATTCCAGCGCGTTCTCGACTACCAGCACGGGATCATCACCACCAAGCAATTGCACTACTTGGGTCTTTCGACCCGCCAGATCCAGCATCGCGTCGAGTCGGGGCAGTGGCCGGCCGTGCTCCACGGCGTGTATGCGGTGACCAACGGACCACTCGACCGCTCCATGACTCTGTGGGCGGCCCTGTTGTTCGGTGGTCCGAGGGCTGTCCTCAGCCATCGCACGGCGGCCGAGGAGTGGGCGCTCGAATCCGTCGACGCCACTGCGCCCGTCCACGTGACCGTGCCCTACGGACTGTCGGCGGAGTCGCAGGCGCCTACGTACCGGCAGGCCGGTAGCCGGTCCGAACGGCTCGTCCCGAGAGAGGGCGATCTACTCCATCCCGGTGTCGTCGTGCATCGCTCCCGAGCACACACCCACATCACCGTGCCGACAGTGCCACCGCGGACATCGCGAGCGGACACCATCCTGGACCTCGCCGTTTCCGAACCATCGGCGGCAACTGGAGCCCGGGTAGTGGTGGCAGCAGCGACGACTGGCGGTGTTCCGGTGCACGATCTGCTCCGACGGATCGAGGAGCGGCCACCGCGCAGATATCGTCGTGCTTTGACCGCAGCACTCGTGTCGGTGTCGGATGGCGGTGTTCAATCGCTCCTCGAGCACCGTTACGCCGCAGACGTGGAGAAGGCGCACGGGCTACCGGCAGCGCGTCGACAGTCACCCATTCTCGTCGACGACCGCACCCTGTACGAAGACGTGGACTACTCGGACACCGGGATTCCGCTGATCGTGAGACTCGATGGATTGCGGTACCACTCGTCACGCGTGGTTGCTCTGCGCGACCGGCGCCGCGGCAACGCAGCGGAAATCGCAGGAAAACCGACGCTGGTGTACGGCTGGGAAGAAGTGACTCGGCGCCCGTGCGTCGTCGCCGCGGAGGTTCGAACGGTGCTCGGACGCGGTGGCTGGAGCGCCCCAACCCGTGCCCGCACTGTGCGCACTTATCAACCGCGGAGTGTTAACAAGTACTCACGGGTGGGGTCAGCCGATGTAGCGGGTAAGACGCGCCGAAAGGCGGGGAAGAAGTTCTCCGTCGGCGATGATGCGTTCCTCGACGTACGCCAGGTCGCCGCCTTCGACGATGCCGTACAGACGCTTGGCGCCGCCGACGAGGGCACCGGAAGTGCTGCGGATGACGACATCGGTGGCGAGTTCCCACGACGACTGCGTGAGGGCGCGACCGTAGAACAATTCGACGATGCCGGAGCTGTGGGTGAGGAGCAGCTCGACGACTTCTTCGTTGGTGCTGCCGGGTATGCCGTCGCCGCTGATGCGCCAGAAACCGGATTCGCGGAGATCGGGACGGACGTATTCACCTTCGCTGTCGAGAACCCAGGACTGGGACTCCCAGCTCAGGTAGTTGCCGCCGTTGTGAGAGACGATGATTTGCTGCCCGAATCGGTAGTCACCGGTTTCGGGGTCGTGGCCTTCGCCTTCACCGCGCCACACACCCACGAGGGGCAGTACCGCCAGGAGTTCGTTGTTGAGGTCCGGCCCGAGCCGCAGGTTCGCGGTGTCCTCGGGCAGCGGAAGGTCCGGAAGCAGGGGAA comes from Rhodococcus oxybenzonivorans and encodes:
- a CDS encoding YgfZ/GcvT domain-containing protein, which encodes MVDKLPVSPSPLLTAPGAVRAPDDSPDAGVAWHHGDPLGEQRSAERSAVVIDRSHRFVLAVAGAERLTWLHTISSQHIAALADGEGAENLSLDVNGRVEHHFVQTDLAGVTWIDTETGRGPDLLSFLTKMVFWAKAEPRDGNELAVLSVIGPDAPAALEGAGAAAPTEPYAAAALAGGGFVRRMPWPTDSSFDLLVPREQLTDWWARLTTAGAAPAGTWAFEALRVAALRPRLGLDTDERTIPHEVRWIGGPAEHGAVHLEKGCYRGQETVARVHNLGKPPRHLVLLHLDGSAEGRPETGDPVTAGGRTVGRVGTVIDHHEFGPIALALIKRSIPIDTELVTGPCAASIDPDSVPTEETVQAGRAAVERLRGR
- a CDS encoding aminodeoxychorismate lyase, giving the protein MSDAVLVTLDHEVRDANAPLLYADDLAVVRGDGVFETLLVRGGRALKVEPHLSRLVTSARALALPMLDLDEWRLAIELAVEQWGSEREGAMRLVLSRGRESGGDPTAFVTIGAVSDRILDARRDGVSVLTLARGYSVDLSASAPWQLLGAKTLSYATNMAALRYAATLGADDVIFVSSEGNVLEGPRSTVVIAREKTLLTPPPEHGILPGTTQQALYDVASKRGFRCEYAALRPADLITAEGVWLISSVTMAARVRKIDGLVLPEPPLADEIVKLVDLAVETAGSESAEA
- a CDS encoding cytochrome ubiquinol oxidase subunit I; amino-acid sequence: MDTLDVSRWQFGITTVYHFILVPLTIGLAPLIAAMQTMWVVTGKAHWYRLTKFFGKLFLINFALGVATGIVQEFQFGMNWSEYSRFVGDVFGAPLALEGLVAFFLESTFLGLWIFGWGRLPKLVHLATIWLVAVGVNASAYFIIAANSFMQHPVGATYNPDTGRAELTSIWALLTNNTAMAAFPHAVAGAFLTAGTFVAGISGWWMVRNMRRARTATAPEAAKLEGDARTMFRPAARLSLLVVIAAGVGLVYTGDVQGKLMFEQQPMKMASAESLCHTATDPDFSILTVGTHNNCDGVKHVLEVPFVLSYLAEGEFTGVTLQGVEDLQAQYEEQFGPGNYRPNLFVTYWSFRAMIGLAAGSALLAVAGLWLTRGNRVPDQKWFSWLSIAAIPTPFLANSAGWIFTEMGRQPWVVAPNPTGVDMIRLTVDQGVSHHSVWTVWFSLITFTLLYGALGVVWFMLIRRYAVEGPLEHDAHPPGDDDEEPEEPGTPKQLSFAY
- the cydB gene encoding cytochrome d ubiquinol oxidase subunit II → MGLVEVWFILIAVLFTGYFVLEGFDFGVGMLMPVLGRRKDADGDTRRRVVLNTIGPVWDGNEVWLITAGGALFAAFPEWYATLFSGFYLPLLLILVALIVRICAIEYRGKIDDDTWRRRCDWGIVFGSWVPAVLWGVAFANIVRGVDINAEKVVTSSLLDLLNPYALLGGLTTALLFALHGAVFLALKTADEVRVDAVELAAKLALPTVPVAGAFVLWTQLAHGKAWTWILVAAAAAALAGVVALTRAGREGWAFALTSIAVIASVVLLFGSLFPDVMPSTLDAAYSLTVDNASSSPYTLTVMTWAAAFLTPVVLLYQGWTYWVFRQRISTKQIPPSIGLPLGRR
- the cydD gene encoding thiol reductant ABC exporter subunit CydD; this encodes MSVDTGSELRLPGERPTGKAGSRPPIDPRLWRYSAAARGYLVLTVGLSVVNVAMVVISALALGRILAGIIVDDVTDVRRWITELSVLLLAMGVRVLGTWLQSRFAHRAASRVVAELKGEVLGVAARIRPRDLDVRRDEIATVLTRGIDGLLPYLTGYLPALVLAATLTPATLAVIVFQDLTSAAIIFVTLPLIPIFMILIGLLTRGKAAKTLTAMTALSSQLLDLLAGLPTLRALGREHGPAARVRELGDAHRRTAMSALRVAFLSSMVLELLATLCVALVAVSIGLRLVYGEMSLEAGIVALILAPEVYLPLRMVGTRFHAAEDGIAAAERAFAVIDTELPGNGGGIGRIDARGASIEFDGVSVQSRRGMAPHALSGVLEPARVTALTGPNGSGKSTAVQVLLALTDPDAGEVRVAGTPVPQLDRTAWWAQVAWLPQRPVLVPGTLEENLRLIGDVEDIGAACAATGFDAVLAELPDGWSTRVGAGGAGLSLGQRQRLALTRVLATRRPVLILDEPTAHLDDRSEETVLYSLRRLAAAGKTVVVIAHRASVLAAADSVIEVRADVE
- the cydC gene encoding thiol reductant ABC exporter subunit CydC, with the protein product MSNDPLLRALPLLELEPKRVLRAVAAGVATLGSALALAALSAWLITRAWQMPPVLDLSVAVVAVRALGISRGVFRYLERLATHDTALRGTTSARSRLYQRLAAGNPAAAAGLRRGDLLARTGADVDTLGDVVVRALVPIAVAVVLSVAAVGILAVISPAAALILAVSLAVSGIAAPVLSARAALMSEKDSAAARARFSEEAVTALDHVAELTVAGRLDRTVDGAIAAERAAVAATDRAAVPGAFADAATPLAVGASVIGALLIGMNLYSSGTMSPMALGILVLMPLSAFEATSTLPAAAVALTRARIASRRILALFDAATPDPHPGDRELDGPVHLRTTGLRCGWPGGRTTAPIDLDLPPSARVAIVGGSGSGKTTALMTLAGLLPPVSGAIDVNGAAPADIRPDSLRRRIGFFAEDAHLFDTSVLENLRVARGDLQEHEALDVLESVGLREWVSQLPQGLATTLSGGARAVSGGQRRRLLLARALLSPADVLLLDEPTEHLDTDSGAQLLRDLLARDAKLVSGERSVVVVTHQLPEDTSADVVIRVENAESENTLPTM
- a CDS encoding FABP family protein yields the protein MERSKSTASRNIPLLPDLPLPEDTANLRLGPDLNNELLAVLPLVGVWRGEGEGHDPETGDYRFGQQIIVSHNGGNYLSWESQSWVLDSEGEYVRPDLRESGFWRISGDGIPGSTNEEVVELLLTHSSGIVELFYGRALTQSSWELATDVVIRSTSGALVGGAKRLYGIVEGGDLAYVEERIIADGELLPRLSARLTRYIG